CTACCGATGCTCTCGTCACGTCGAGCGAGACGCTACTGGACGAGTAGCTCGAAAAAGCCCGCAGTCGAACGCGGCGGTTAGTCGTCTCGCGTCACGATATCCGCCGACAGCCCCTGTGCCATCTCGATATCCTTGGAGTTGTTCAGCGTCCAGGCGGTGCGCTCGGTGACGGCCTCGATGGCCTCTCGAGCCGAGGGGTAGCCGTTGCCGGATTTCTTCACGCCGCCGAAGGGAAGCTGGACCTCCGCGCCGATACACGGCAAGTTCGCGTACGCGAGGCCGATTTCGGCGCGATCGCGGAAGTAGTTGATCTGGCGGTAGTCCTCCGAGATGATCGCGCCAGCCAGCCCGTAAGGCGTGTCGTTGTGGATTTCGACGGCGTCCTCGATGTCACCCGAGTACTCGATCAGGGCGACGTGGGGACCGAAACACTCCTCCTGGAGACAGCGCAGGTCGGAGTCGTACTCGATCTCGTAGACGAACGGCCCGACCCAGTGGCCGTCCTCGTGACCCTCCGGGATCTCGTCGTCCTCGAGTTCGAACCGGTCGACGAGCACGTTGGCACCCTCCTGCTGGGCGAGTTCGTTGTGTTTGCGGATCTTCTCGACGTGCTCGGCCTCGATGGCCGGCCCCATGAACGTGTCCTCCTCCAGGGGGTCGCCGACCGCGACGTCCTCGGCGATATCGACGTACCGCTCCTTGAACTCGTCGTAGACGTCCTCGTGGACGATCAGGCGCTCGCTCGAGACGCAGCGCTGGCCGGTCGTCTTGAAACTCGACATGATCGCCGAGTGGACGGCCATGTCCAGATCCGCCTCCTCGGTGATGACGATCCCGTTCTTGCCGCCCATCTCGCAGGCCGCGAGTTTGCCGGGTTCGCCGCCGACCTTGCCGGCGATCTCGTGACCGACCTCCGCGGAGCCGGTGAAGAGCACCGTATCGACGCGGCCGTCGTCGGTGATCGCCGCGCCGGCGTCGCCGAAGCCCTGGACCATGTTGAAGAC
This DNA window, taken from Natronococcus sp. CG52, encodes the following:
- a CDS encoding aldehyde dehydrogenase family protein, whose translation is MSQQTSAQLHEHYIGGEWTKGTGSETFESENPATGETLAEFHRGTTDDVDAALEAAEDAFDEWRNLSYIDRAEYLWDIYHELRERHEELGEVVSKECGKEISEGKADVTEAWHMVEWAAGNARHPHGDLVPSEVGSKDAYMRRKPRGVIGCITPWNFPVAIPFWHMAIALVEGNTVVWKPAEQTPWCGQIIAEMMEESGIPEGVFNMVQGFGDAGAAITDDGRVDTVLFTGSAEVGHEIAGKVGGEPGKLAACEMGGKNGIVITEEADLDMAVHSAIMSSFKTTGQRCVSSERLIVHEDVYDEFKERYVDIAEDVAVGDPLEEDTFMGPAIEAEHVEKIRKHNELAQQEGANVLVDRFELEDDEIPEGHEDGHWVGPFVYEIEYDSDLRCLQEECFGPHVALIEYSGDIEDAVEIHNDTPYGLAGAIISEDYRQINYFRDRAEIGLAYANLPCIGAEVQLPFGGVKKSGNGYPSAREAIEAVTERTAWTLNNSKDIEMAQGLSADIVTRDD